In Leucobacter sp. CX169, a single genomic region encodes these proteins:
- a CDS encoding RNA helicase, producing MTLGELLDQHADEDFGGTLGDPDAIFAAFEEWAWEEKALRLYPAQEEAVLEIAFGSNVILATPTGTGKSLVALGAHFVALAEGRRTVYTAPIKALVSEKFFDLVAVFGAEKVGMITGDSSINPDAPIICCTAEILANLALRDRDTGGITQVVMDEFHFYAEPDRGWAWQVPLLMMKDTQFLLMSATLGDVDDLADDISRRTGRSTANISGVERPVPLAFTYAVTPAHETVEKLLEDGQAPVYIVHFAQAAAVERAQALSSIRVVTREQRDEIADAIGTFRFATGFGQTLSRLVRAGIGVHHAGMLPRYRRLVETLAQRGLLRVICGTDTLGVGINVPIRTVMLTALTKYDGERMRQLTAREFHQIAGRAGRAGYDTEGDIVVLAPEHEIENVKLAAKAAAKADGKAGGKKAKPAKKKSAPQGFVSWSESSMERLIGAQPEALVSRMKITHSMVLSVIARGERHEGEALATMRELIFDNHEPRARQYAHARTAIDIFKTLRRGGIVDLVEERGQHLLRLTVELQANFALNQPLSPFALAAIELLEPESETYALDVISVIEATLEDPRAIVRAQEHKARGEAIGAMKAEGIEYDERMERVELITYPKPLEELLGEAFEAYTAEVPWARDYALRPKSVVRDMVERAFNFRDLVSYYELSRVEGTVLRYLSDAFRAIERTVPVEKKTEELEDLIEWLGELVRQVDSSLLDEWESLAHPDPEAHEKAAHELPPPSRSVLANERAFIVMLRNALFRRVQAASHEYYRELAELDSGFGFTEDDWRDALDKYFDEYDSIAIDATARSPKLLEIDRGEPGANVWKFRQVLQDPEGDHDWSIRGIVDLDESEEAGQPVVIVQEVGPHGG from the coding sequence ATGACGCTCGGCGAACTGCTCGACCAGCACGCAGACGAAGACTTCGGCGGCACGCTCGGCGACCCCGACGCGATCTTCGCGGCGTTCGAGGAGTGGGCGTGGGAAGAGAAGGCGCTGCGCCTCTACCCCGCGCAGGAAGAGGCGGTGCTCGAGATCGCCTTCGGCAGCAACGTCATCCTCGCGACCCCGACCGGTACCGGGAAGTCGCTCGTCGCCCTCGGCGCGCACTTTGTCGCCCTGGCCGAGGGGCGCCGCACCGTCTACACCGCACCCATCAAGGCCTTGGTCAGCGAAAAGTTCTTCGACCTCGTCGCCGTGTTTGGCGCCGAGAAGGTCGGCATGATCACGGGCGACAGCTCGATCAACCCCGACGCCCCCATCATCTGCTGCACTGCCGAGATTCTTGCGAACCTCGCGTTGCGCGACCGCGACACCGGCGGCATTACGCAGGTCGTCATGGACGAGTTCCATTTCTACGCAGAGCCGGATCGCGGCTGGGCGTGGCAGGTGCCGCTGCTCATGATGAAGGACACGCAGTTCCTCCTCATGTCGGCGACGCTCGGCGACGTTGACGACCTCGCGGACGACATCAGCCGCCGTACCGGGCGATCGACCGCGAACATCTCGGGAGTCGAGCGGCCCGTCCCGCTCGCGTTCACCTACGCCGTGACGCCCGCGCACGAGACCGTCGAGAAGTTGCTCGAGGACGGCCAGGCGCCGGTGTACATCGTGCACTTCGCGCAGGCCGCGGCGGTGGAGCGGGCGCAGGCGCTCTCGAGCATCCGTGTCGTCACGCGCGAGCAGCGCGACGAGATCGCCGACGCGATCGGCACCTTCCGCTTCGCCACCGGCTTTGGGCAGACGCTGTCGCGCCTCGTCCGCGCCGGCATCGGCGTGCACCACGCGGGCATGCTGCCCCGCTACCGACGCCTCGTCGAAACGCTCGCCCAGCGCGGCCTGCTGCGCGTCATCTGCGGCACCGACACCCTCGGCGTCGGTATCAACGTGCCCATTCGCACGGTCATGCTCACGGCCCTCACGAAGTACGACGGCGAGCGCATGCGCCAGCTCACCGCCCGCGAGTTCCACCAGATCGCGGGTCGCGCGGGCCGCGCCGGCTACGACACCGAGGGCGACATCGTCGTGCTCGCGCCCGAGCACGAGATCGAGAACGTGAAGCTCGCGGCGAAGGCGGCCGCCAAGGCCGATGGTAAGGCGGGTGGAAAGAAGGCCAAGCCGGCCAAGAAGAAGTCGGCGCCGCAGGGCTTCGTCTCGTGGAGCGAGTCGAGCATGGAACGCCTGATCGGCGCCCAGCCCGAGGCGCTCGTGAGCCGCATGAAGATCACGCACTCGATGGTGCTCTCGGTCATCGCCCGTGGCGAGCGGCACGAGGGGGAGGCGCTCGCGACGATGCGCGAGCTCATCTTCGACAATCACGAGCCGCGCGCGCGCCAGTACGCGCACGCCCGCACCGCGATCGACATCTTCAAGACGCTGCGCCGCGGCGGCATCGTCGACCTGGTCGAGGAGCGCGGGCAGCACCTGCTGCGTCTCACTGTCGAGCTGCAGGCGAACTTCGCGCTGAACCAGCCGCTGTCGCCCTTCGCGCTCGCGGCGATCGAGCTGCTCGAGCCCGAGAGCGAGACCTACGCGCTCGACGTCATCTCGGTGATCGAGGCGACACTCGAGGATCCTCGCGCGATCGTGCGGGCCCAGGAACACAAGGCGCGCGGCGAGGCGATCGGCGCGATGAAGGCCGAGGGCATCGAGTACGACGAGCGCATGGAGCGGGTCGAGCTCATCACCTACCCCAAGCCGCTCGAGGAGCTGCTCGGAGAGGCGTTCGAGGCGTACACGGCCGAGGTGCCGTGGGCGCGGGACTACGCACTGCGCCCCAAGAGCGTCGTGCGCGACATGGTCGAGCGGGCCTTCAACTTCCGCGACCTCGTCTCGTACTACGAGCTGAGCCGCGTCGAGGGCACCGTGCTGCGCTATCTCTCGGACGCGTTCCGCGCGATCGAGCGCACCGTGCCCGTCGAGAAGAAGACGGAGGAGCTCGAGGACCTCATCGAGTGGCTCGGCGAGCTCGTGCGCCAGGTCGACTCGAGCCTGCTCGACGAGTGGGAGTCGCTCGCGCACCCCGACCCCGAGGCGCACGAGAAGGCCGCGCACGAGCTGCCGCCGCCCTCCCGCAGCGTGCTCGCGAACGAGCGCGCGTTCATCGTCATGCTGCGCAACGCCCTGTTCCGCCGCGTGCAGGCCGCATCGCACGAGTACTACCGCGAGCTCGCCGAGCTCGACTCGGGCTTCGGCTTCACCGAGGACGACTGGCGCGACGCGCTCGATAAGTACTTCGATGAGTACGACTCGATCGCGATTGACGCGACCGCGCGCTCACCCAAGCTGCTCGAGATCGACCGCGGCGAGCCGGGTGCGAACGTATGGAAGTTCCGTCAGGTCCTGCAGGATCCCGAAGGCGACCACGACTGGTCGATTCGCGGCATCGTCGACCTCGACGAGTCGGAAGAGGCCGGTCAGCCGGTCGTCATTGTGCAGGAGGTCGGGCCGCACGGCGGCTAG
- a CDS encoding N-acetyltransferase: MREDDLPTNSPAQPEVELKMGGIELLPIVQPLWEALYDHHHENGDAGLAVRPREESWPLRFAHYEQIFKDHTAFAIVAHTAGVPSGYALAYEDDPIDEDDERSIVTIESLVLLPETRGQGIGTLLLAAVETEASERWEAAESALEVMTGNESADAFYEHAGFVERGETWLRLAPAGGPAVGERKTNEDRLGELLDEHLDDEEALFALALEDGPDDTWLTSDVLVVGQPEYDVEADAAALEAALAPFAAAGATSALIALDSETDAGWPEALESLGFRKVLRLLTRPIAAN; this comes from the coding sequence ATGCGCGAAGACGATCTCCCCACGAACTCACCTGCCCAGCCCGAGGTCGAACTGAAGATGGGCGGCATCGAGTTGCTGCCCATCGTGCAGCCGCTCTGGGAGGCGCTCTACGACCATCACCACGAGAACGGTGACGCCGGCCTCGCCGTGCGTCCCCGCGAGGAGAGCTGGCCGCTGCGCTTCGCGCACTACGAACAGATCTTCAAGGATCACACCGCCTTCGCCATCGTCGCCCACACCGCCGGGGTCCCCTCGGGCTACGCGCTCGCGTACGAGGACGACCCGATCGACGAGGACGACGAGCGCTCGATCGTCACCATCGAGAGCCTGGTCCTGCTGCCTGAAACGCGCGGGCAGGGCATCGGGACCCTACTGCTCGCCGCGGTCGAGACTGAGGCGTCCGAGCGCTGGGAAGCAGCCGAGTCCGCCCTCGAGGTCATGACCGGCAATGAATCGGCGGATGCCTTCTACGAGCACGCTGGCTTCGTCGAGCGCGGTGAGACCTGGCTGCGCCTCGCACCCGCAGGCGGACCAGCCGTGGGCGAGCGTAAGACCAACGAGGATCGCCTGGGCGAGCTGCTCGACGAGCACCTCGATGACGAAGAAGCACTGTTCGCCCTCGCGCTCGAGGACGGCCCCGACGACACGTGGCTCACCTCTGATGTCTTGGTCGTCGGCCAGCCGGAATACGACGTCGAGGCCGATGCCGCAGCTCTTGAGGCGGCGCTCGCACCGTTCGCCGCAGCGGGCGCGACCTCGGCGCTCATCGCGCTCGATAGCGAGACCGACGCGGGCTGGCCCGAGGCGCTCGAATCGCTCGGCTTCCGCAAGGTCCTGCGCCTACTGACGCGCCCGATCGCAGCAAACTAG